A genomic segment from Nicotiana sylvestris chromosome 1, ASM39365v2, whole genome shotgun sequence encodes:
- the LOC138870077 gene encoding uncharacterized protein encodes MKGHTIDECRTLKYKIHILIDNKIIQAKEAIPNILYNPLPDHRGDGVHVIETDEEWDPRGLIGLIREGDDFKPAVTFTPIVVQIQPSVEVEEIRAGSMNVKAFDGSQRATIVEINLCLQMGPTLFDIEFQVLDISATYNLLLGRPWIHAAGAVASTLHQVVKFEWNHQEVIIHGDGSNPIYTSQTIQIIENKRRLGGETYHHIEHVNVDEKDKWWSNKIESILAWFGYEPGKGLGKELQGITKPVQLKRHNTTFGGRRFGWAKEPVPRKRGYDCSAIIEEEEEEEEGLTIQTVEKGVVLRNWTATPSWARRVPGFSDESITVTCNEITQYKDSDSEEEDEIPEEVVREVENFENKHKSNMEETEAINLGDPETVKETRISIHLSPLEKKEYICFLKEYEDIFAWSYDDMTGLSTSIVSHKLPTNSTYEAFEYDLGQQDETGREEKVVYHLSKKFTPYEERYSLLERTCCALTWTAQKLRHYFCAYTTYLLSRIDPLKYIFQKPMPIGKLAKWQILLSEFDIIYVTRKAVKGQAVADVLLKILWEENRTTKNNEEVSFIGEDIAEAYDGWRMFFDGAANFKGVGIGAVLVSEKGQQYPISTKLSFPCTNNMAEYEVCIMGLNLAIDMNTLELLVIGDSDLLVHQVQGEWTTKNTKILPYLYHVQELMKRFTKIEFKHVPKMQIEFADALATLSSMIKHSDKNFIDPIPVRIYSQPAYYAHVEEEIDEKP; translated from the exons atgaaggggcacaccattgacgagtgtcGAACATTGAAATATAAgatccatatattgattgataacaagatcatacaggcaaaggaagcTATACCCAACATTCTCTACAATCCTCTTCCAGATCATAGGGGTGatggggtacatgtgatagagacggatgaagaatgggatcctagGGGGTTAATCGGGCTTATTcgggaaggcgatgactttaaacctgcAGTCACATTCACTCCTATCGTGGTACAAATACAGCCGTCAGTCGAAGTTGAG gagatacgggcaggaagtatgaacgtgaaagcatttgatgggtctcaaagggccacgattgtgGAAATTAACCTTTGTCTACAGATGGGACCAACTTTGTTCGatattgaattccaagtgctagacatatcagctacatacaatcttctgttgggtcgaccttggatacatgctgctggggccgtGGCTTCCACGCTACACCAGgttgtgaagtttgaatggaaccatcaggaagtaatcattcatggagatggaagtaatcctatttacaccagtcaaaccatccagATTATCGAGAATAAAAGAAGGCtaggtggagaaacttatcaccacattgaacatgtcaatGTAGATGAgaaggacaaatggtggagtaataaaattgaaagcatactagcatggtttgggtacgaacccggcaaagggcttgggaaggaACTCCAAGGCATTACCAAGCCAGTACAATTGAAACGTCACAACACAACTTTTGG AGGAAGAAGATTTGGTTGGGCTAAAGAACCTGTTCCTAGAAAACGAGGATATGATTGCAGCgcgataattgaggaggaggaggaggaggaggaaggcctcaccattcagactgtggagaagggcgttgttctcaggaattggactgccacaccTTCCTGGGCCCGccgagttcctgg TTTCTCTGATGAATCGataactgtgacatgtaatgagataacacaatataaggatagtgactccgaagaagaggatgaaatacctgaggaagttgttagagaagttgaaaactttgagaataaacatAAGTCCAATATGGAAGAgactgaagcaatcaatttgggagatcCCGAAACCGTCaaagagactcgcataagcattcacttatcaccgttaGAGAAGAAAGAGTACATTTGTTTCCTGAAAGAATATgaagatatctttgcatggtcatatgatgacatgaccggtctaaGCACATCCATAGTGTCTCATAAGTTGCCCACCAACTCAACGT atgaaGCTTTCGAATATGATTTGGGACAACAGGACGAGACGGGAAGAGAGGAGAAAGTCGTATACcacttgagtaagaagtttacaCCTTATGAAGAACGATACTCCCTgctggaacgcacttgctgtgctttaaCCTGGACAgctcaaaaattgaggcattacttctgtgcctataccacatacctcctATCCAGGatagaccctctgaagtatatttttcagaagcccatgccaatcgggaagttagctaaatggcagatattgttaagtgagtttgacatcatctatgtaactcggaaggcagtcaaaggacaagcagtGGCAGAcgtcttgctgaaaatcctgtgggaggagaatagAACCACTAAAAATAAcgaagaagtatcattcataggagaggacattgctgaagcctacgacggttggagaatgttcttcgacggagctgcCAATTTCAAGGGAGTAggtattggagcagttttggtatcagaaaaaGGTCAACAGTACCCGATATCTACAAAGCTTAGctttccatgcaccaacaacatggcagaatatgaggtctgcatcatggggctcaatttggccatcgatatgaatacACTAGAATTGCTGGTAATTGGCGATTCAGATCTTCtagtacatcaggttcaaggagaatggactacaaagaacaccaagatactaccatacttgtatcatgtgcaggaattgatgaaaagattcacaaagatagaattcaaacatgtaccCAAAATGCAAATTGAGTTCGCAGATGcactggccaccttgtcatcaatgataAAACAttcagacaagaatttcatcgatcccatacCGGTGAGGATTTATAGTCAACCGGCTTactatgctcatgttgaagaagaaatagatgaaaaaccctaG